The following proteins are co-located in the Clostridiales bacterium genome:
- a CDS encoding M28 family peptidase, translating to MKRKILCFSLAALLVFGSVGFAFADTVYTVKDGDALWKIAKKYETTWQALAEYNKLADPNLIYTNQNITIPGNVQKQEPTPATAPAPVTAEPISAPVQAEPKVQIPAQVQSDYDKLLAAVDHQYAYNIALELSTNPKYWSSSIGTRTAGSDAEHKAADYLLSEMKKLGLTDTEKVATDVTKWQFNGASLSLAGDSKIIQPHSYATAATPKDGITAEIVYVEKGTMHDYDGIDVKGKIVLIDLDQRADWWITYPMLEAEFQGAAAILSANVGGFAQVSKDALNSQDICGPTSIPCVSINVNDSDYIKAKLGKGPVNATLKVDNEVSAGGTSYNIMGKIKGKSSEQQIVIGGHYDMYFKGFQDDSCAVGLVLAMAKAMKDSGYVPDNDIVFVIHGAEEWGTTYSLFDWTTGAWNMINKAHPEWVGKTLAFINFELPAYEFADYTSVYSAPEMYRMIDYYVNEYPLSPNPVNCFPAGVKTAGYQTYTYSDDFSYYAAGVPSTVNGFLLQEDMETVFPFYVDRYHTQFDDPSTYNKDVMEFNIKFYGALVSYIDKTPALYLDYTSQYDRLLAAFDEEFCKAAGGDSEAYLSALNELKTAAEAATKKILDLNKEYNSAVISGADPLKISQLASEAKALNKKNLKAFKFAQDQFLGLMYERPVVPHEAPQENIQLMQSIIDCLNKGDAVTAADEYAWQVNNILEWYSMYFSPEVIAQQNDMFWGKDNQDNLYWGTGRNFIPANVEAATRGLMEKYDTAGADFSAEIGVYQKAIDAQNLIYREKLVKETAAMRDLAKMLK from the coding sequence TTGAAAAGAAAGATTTTATGTTTTTCCCTAGCTGCTCTATTGGTATTCGGAAGTGTTGGCTTTGCATTTGCGGATACGGTCTATACTGTCAAAGACGGTGATGCTTTGTGGAAAATAGCAAAAAAGTATGAGACGACCTGGCAGGCATTAGCAGAATACAATAAGCTTGCGGATCCAAATCTGATTTACACAAATCAGAACATAACAATACCAGGCAATGTGCAAAAGCAGGAGCCAACTCCGGCAACAGCTCCCGCTCCAGTTACTGCAGAACCGATTTCTGCCCCAGTGCAGGCAGAACCAAAGGTTCAGATTCCGGCTCAAGTTCAGTCTGACTATGACAAACTACTTGCTGCTGTAGATCACCAGTATGCTTACAACATCGCACTGGAGTTGTCAACAAATCCGAAATACTGGTCTTCCAGTATCGGAACCAGAACAGCAGGCAGCGATGCAGAGCATAAGGCGGCAGATTACCTTCTTTCTGAAATGAAGAAGCTTGGTCTTACCGACACGGAAAAAGTAGCCACAGATGTGACCAAGTGGCAGTTCAACGGCGCTTCCCTCTCGCTTGCAGGTGACAGCAAGATCATTCAGCCCCACTCCTATGCTACAGCTGCTACTCCAAAAGACGGAATTACCGCAGAGATCGTCTATGTGGAAAAAGGAACTATGCACGATTATGACGGCATTGATGTGAAGGGTAAAATCGTTCTCATTGATTTGGATCAAAGAGCAGATTGGTGGATTACCTATCCAATGCTCGAAGCTGAGTTTCAAGGCGCTGCCGCTATCCTAAGTGCAAATGTAGGCGGTTTTGCTCAGGTTAGCAAGGATGCCCTCAATTCTCAGGATATCTGCGGACCTACCAGTATTCCCTGTGTCAGCATCAATGTGAATGATTCCGATTACATAAAAGCGAAGCTGGGAAAAGGTCCGGTGAACGCTACACTCAAGGTGGATAACGAAGTATCCGCAGGCGGTACTTCCTATAATATTATGGGAAAAATCAAAGGCAAAAGCTCCGAGCAGCAGATCGTGATTGGCGGACACTACGATATGTATTTCAAGGGCTTCCAGGATGACAGCTGTGCCGTCGGCCTTGTCCTTGCTATGGCTAAGGCGATGAAGGACAGTGGCTACGTTCCGGATAACGACATCGTATTCGTCATTCATGGCGCCGAGGAATGGGGTACCACTTACAGCTTGTTTGACTGGACAACCGGGGCATGGAATATGATTAACAAGGCTCACCCAGAGTGGGTTGGGAAAACCCTGGCATTCATCAACTTTGAGCTTCCTGCTTATGAATTTGCCGATTATACCAGCGTTTATTCCGCTCCGGAGATGTATCGGATGATTGATTACTACGTAAATGAGTATCCGCTTTCACCGAACCCAGTTAACTGCTTCCCAGCAGGAGTTAAAACTGCCGGGTATCAGACTTATACTTACTCCGATGATTTCTCCTATTATGCAGCCGGTGTGCCTTCCACGGTAAATGGCTTCCTGCTCCAGGAGGATATGGAAACTGTATTTCCATTCTATGTGGATCGTTACCACACTCAATTTGATGATCCATCAACGTATAACAAGGATGTAATGGAGTTCAACATCAAGTTCTACGGTGCACTCGTTTCTTATATTGACAAGACACCAGCGCTCTATCTCGATTACACATCACAGTATGACAGACTGCTCGCTGCCTTTGACGAAGAATTCTGCAAAGCAGCAGGCGGAGATTCCGAAGCTTATCTGTCAGCACTGAACGAACTGAAAACAGCAGCCGAAGCAGCGACAAAGAAGATCTTGGATCTCAATAAGGAATATAACAGTGCGGTCATCTCCGGTGCAGACCCATTGAAAATAAGTCAGCTTGCTTCGGAAGCGAAAGCGCTAAATAAGAAAAATCTTAAGGCGTTCAAATTTGCACAGGATCAGTTCCTTGGACTGATGTATGAGCGACCTGTCGTGCCTCACGAAGCGCCTCAGGAAAACATTCAGCTGATGCAGTCAATCATCGATTGTCTGAATAAGGGTGACGCAGTAACAGCAGCAGACGAATATGCTTGGCAGGTAAATAATATCCTTGAGTGGTACAGTATGTATTTCAGCCCTGAAGTCATCGCTCAGCAGAATGATATGTTCTGGGGCAAGGACAATCAGGATAACCTTTATTGGGGTACCGGAAGGAATTTCATACCAGCGAATGTTGAAGCAGCAACCAGAGGTCTCATGGAGAAGTACGATACAGCAGGTGCAGACTTCTCAGCGGAGATCGGCGTTTATCAGAAGGCCATCGATGCTCAGAACCTTATCTACAGAGAGAAACTTGTCAAAGAAACCGCAGCGATG